The Thermodesulfovibrionia bacterium genome includes a window with the following:
- a CDS encoding bifunctional nuclease family protein: MRETKVTKQMKIEGLLFDPRSNMYILILKEIDGHDTLPIWIGKSEADAIALSLGNIATPRPLTHDLIKNVISGLQMKITKVVISDIVDNTYYAGIYIDKGGGNEIRIDSRPSDAIAVATRTNTPIFVDESVIEFKSSDELEDWLKNLKPEDFGNIM, from the coding sequence TTGATCCCAGGAGCAATATGTATATATTGATCCTCAAGGAGATAGACGGCCATGACACGCTTCCGATATGGATAGGCAAGTCCGAAGCTGATGCCATCGCCCTTTCCCTTGGAAATATCGCTACCCCCAGGCCTCTTACACATGACCTCATAAAGAACGTCATCTCCGGCCTTCAGATGAAGATCACAAAAGTGGTTATCTCCGATATAGTTGACAATACCTATTACGCAGGGATATACATAGACAAAGGCGGAGGCAATGAGATACGGATAGACTCAAGGCCGAGTGACGCGATTGCCGTAGCCACAAGAACAAACACACCAATATTCGTTGATGAAAGCGTTATCGAATTCAAGAGCAGCGACGAACTTGAAGACTGGCTGAAGAACCTGAAGCCTGAAGACTTCGGGAATATCATGTGA
- the recO gene encoding DNA repair protein RecO, which yields MLTKTEGIVLKTHKYGEADLIVTFLTPSKGIISTFAKSPRKTKSRFGSSLEPLTYSRISLWGKEQSMLKVTQSDIIDSFHSLRENYQDFINISKLAEILISLTPSDIPSRKAFPFFLDALKFLKSPSEKPKDMLHLIIQIRLLVMAGYAPKLNNCGRCGDKGQVFFPHAGSVLCNKCAPNLTKEPPIRISGKTSIFYTHCIEWPVNTLGRLKPQQEILSELSELIDRHITYLLSKRLMTSKFLESA from the coding sequence GTGCTGACAAAAACCGAAGGAATAGTTCTTAAGACACATAAATACGGCGAAGCCGACCTAATCGTAACCTTTCTCACCCCTTCCAAAGGCATCATAAGCACATTTGCAAAAAGTCCAAGAAAGACCAAAAGCAGGTTCGGGAGCAGCCTTGAGCCGCTGACTTATTCCAGGATATCCCTCTGGGGCAAGGAGCAGTCCATGCTCAAGGTCACACAATCTGATATCATCGACTCATTCCACAGCCTCAGGGAAAACTATCAGGACTTTATAAACATCTCTAAACTGGCTGAGATACTTATCTCGCTTACACCGTCTGATATCCCAAGCAGAAAGGCATTCCCTTTCTTTCTTGACGCTCTGAAGTTTTTGAAATCTCCGAGTGAAAAACCTAAAGATATGCTGCATCTTATCATTCAGATACGGCTGCTTGTTATGGCAGGCTATGCTCCAAAGCTCAATAACTGCGGAAGATGCGGAGATAAAGGGCAGGTATTCTTCCCGCACGCAGGCTCTGTCCTATGTAATAAATGCGCGCCGAATCTGACAAAAGAGCCTCCGATCAGGATAAGCGGCAAGACCTCTATATTCTACACTCACTGTATCGAGTGGCCGGTGAATACGCTCGGCAGGCTGAAACCGCAGCAGGAAATTCTTTCAGAGCTTTCAGAACTTATTGACAGGCATATCACATATCTTTTGAGCAAGAGGCTCATGACTTCGAAGTTTCTTGAAAGTGCTTAA